Below is a window of Candidatus Atribacteria bacterium ADurb.Bin276 DNA.
GGGAGCTAAAAGCAATTGCCGCCTGTGTAGTGGGAGGGACATCCCTACGGGGTGGTATTGGCGATATGGCAGGTATTTTTCTAGGCGCTTTTGCCATTTCGGTTATTGAAAATGGTTTGGTCGTTCTGAGGATTCCCTATTTTTGGACCTACACCGTATTTGGTTTGGTTATAGTATTTTCAGTTCTTTCAAGTATGTATTTAGAAAAACAAAAATGGGCTCAAAAGTAAAATATTTTAAAAAAGTTTAAAAAGAGCATTTTTTTTATATACTTTTTTGATAAAATAGTAAAATCCTTAATAGGTAATGATTTTTTGATTGAGCTCGTTGATAATACGATAGGGAGAAGGCCTTAAGGGTCTTCTTTTTTTTTGGATTATTTTTCTCAGATATTGTAGGAGCAAAATCGTGGGAAGATGATAATGATTTAATTGTATTTTAGGAATTTTATTAAATTTTTTTTGTTTTCTATTCTATTGGTGTGTAAGCATGGAGGTGTTATAGTGCACTGGTTGTGGGATGAGGCTTGGATAAGACCGGGTGTTGCGATATTTATTGTATATCTTTTTATTTACTGGGCTTATCAAATATTTATTGCAGTACGTGGTGCATGGAGTCCACCACCACTCCCTCCTGCTAAAAGTTTTCATCGATTTGCCGTTTTAATTCCTGCCCATAATGAAGAAAAAGTGGTTGGAAATTTATTGGAAAGTTTAATTAAACAAAATTATCCCCAAAATTATTTTGATATCTATGTTTCTTGTGATAATTGTCAAGACAAGACTGCCGAAATTGCCAAAAGCTATAATGTAAATGTGTTAGAAAAACATGATACGTTACATATTGGCAAGACCGGAAATGTTCAATGGGCTTTAAGAGAAATTCCTTTGGAAAATTATGATGCAGTGGCAATGTTTGATGCCGATAACCTTGTTGAAAAAAATTTCTTAGCAAAAATGAACGATTATATGGAAAGTCATCCTAAAGCCCAAGCTATCCAGGGGTATCTCGATACTAAAAATCCCGATGATACCTGGATCAGTCGATCTTATGCTTTAAGTTATTGGTATACCAATCGATTTTGGCAGTTGGCTCGCTCCAATTGGGGGCTTTCAGCTGCTTTAGGCGGTACTGGATTGGTCGTTACCGTCAGTTGTTTAAAAACCATTGGATGGGATTTAAAAAGTCTCACCGAAGACCTTGAGTTTTCTACCCGAATTATTTTGAGTGGGAGCCGAGTTCATTGGAATAATGAAGCTATAATCTTTGATGAAAAACCCCTCACTTTTTGGGCATCACGCCGGCAACGAACCCGCTGGATGCAAGGTCATTACTGGGTGCTCATGAAATACGGTCCCCAATTATTATTGCAATGGTTAAAAACCTGGAAAATTCAGTATCTTGATTGGTTATTTTACCTCCTTTCGGCAGTAACGACTGTAGTGGGATTCACTATCCTTGCCGTTAGAATTGCAATTGGATCTTCTTGGAACT
It encodes the following:
- a CDS encoding Beta-monoglucosyldiacylglycerol synthase; this encodes MHWLWDEAWIRPGVAIFIVYLFIYWAYQIFIAVRGAWSPPPLPPAKSFHRFAVLIPAHNEEKVVGNLLESLIKQNYPQNYFDIYVSCDNCQDKTAEIAKSYNVNVLEKHDTLHIGKTGNVQWALREIPLENYDAVAMFDADNLVEKNFLAKMNDYMESHPKAQAIQGYLDTKNPDDTWISRSYALSYWYTNRFWQLARSNWGLSAALGGTGLVVTVSCLKTIGWDLKSLTEDLEFSTRIILSGSRVHWNNEAIIFDEKPLTFWASRRQRTRWMQGHYWVLMKYGPQLLLQWLKTWKIQYLDWLFYLLSAVTTVVGFTILAVRIAIGSSWNFGISIWPLWLASGLIQCAFNVVMGPSFYWGKFTLRYIPDILSYFLYGLTWPPIMFYAAFLSRNQSQWVKTDHTRDIGVSDVRAKEKALNIM